The Stomoxys calcitrans chromosome 3, idStoCalc2.1, whole genome shotgun sequence genome includes a region encoding these proteins:
- the LOC131996217 gene encoding uncharacterized protein LOC131996217 → MEDFTFYSDDLVIFCSEFDNLAKTEITDSMLEKTFVASPISSSFIANDIPATDLAIKVPPCDTELFYGGYEEWPAFRDMFSAVYVDHPRLPPVQKLYHLRLKCRGQAGEIVKKYKLCGENFCLAWEALRMRYENKRILVDNQLKILLNLPPITSESCESLQYLRSTINDCLSALKAQNISTKDWDPILIYICSTKLPHETLSLWEQSLKSHKELPEWEQMDTFLSHRYEVVERLNSIQDARPATKEIHRESTTVTKNEASFPCKICKLNHPLKQCPEFKKLDPQSRSTFVSLNNICINCLSYTHTRKNCQSKFTCNTCNKNHHSLLHFTRNGASSNQKSYSPKSPVSDESQAPEEAPDSSYTHHSNVTLETASHFTSNADNSWKGNTLLPTAVVQIKHNGDLLKARAFLDQGSERSFVSKTLQQRLKLVVENKNFQIQGMGGEIVANSNSICSLTLYSEKHEIEVNLGAIVVPRITRLLPNFEIAKSQTNFSGIEGLELADPDFYTPGNVDLLLGSDVMPSLLINGLRKISESLLAQATIFGWIISGPIQCQSVSAFSIGISEMDDEAISTQLRRFWEQEEIPNKIPFSKEDEFCESLYLKTTYRNKDGRYVVKLPFKPGFPREMPLGCSRSKALIQFIGMENSLKKNSEFAETYRNVLAEYLTLGHMTPTSSQEIISQGSFHSYYMPHHAVMKPDSRSTKLRVVFNASRKSNSGNSLNDILLVGPTLQLDLMTLIVNWRLYQYVFCGDIEKMYRQILVHDGDTPFQRIVFRMNPCDPIQDFTLRTVTFGVNCAPYLAIRTLLQLAKDSEDRFPQAAHILRNETYVDDILTGSHDLNSAIKVLSQIITVLESAGFHLRKISANTKDILESVPNESLLDCDFLKFAETSGTKTLGIQWNALKDCFSYKIEPIEKQLDITKRKILSTVAKIFDPAGWISPIIIQSKMLLQHLWLEGTKWDESVKPNTLLKWNQFVDNIQLIPNIHIPRWVKFAPLVSTQIHGFCDASEKAYCAVIYLRVQRNQSTESNLFVSKTKVAPLEPVSLPRLELCGALLLSRLVKKVLSQLPINNYDLYLWCDSSIVLGWLEKPPSSWKTYVANRTAEIIRNIGNISWRHIRSADNPADVGSRGCNTMDLMQNSLWWKGPTWLIEPPNEWPKSLPAYIDPPEKKKINVFHMNEIVDPLERFSRWDRAIRVICYVRRFLHNSHKEKRQQHTQDSKIITHSEFTETKNLLITLAQRQYYGKEYHSLLTSKPISKKSPLYSLNPFIDKCGVLRASGRISNSDFAFNERHPIIVPVKSKYCTLLIEFTHIFLMHAEHNLMIRTIRSEYYVSRLRSAIKKCIHQCKTCIAYKQRLQTQFMAALPIERSKFSPPFTITGLDFAGPFPIKVSRLRQATFLKGYVCIFICLSTKSIHLELCSDLSSASFRAAFVRFVGRRGLPQKLMSDNGTNFVGAERAFNFQYVHFLKAISKDIVEKYATHGFQWTFIPPNAPHMGGIWEAGVKSFKMHFRKVTQNAKYTFEEFCTLLVRIEAVLNSRPLSPMTDDPLELLALTPGHFLRGAPMVAMPEATDETFPIVDKWDKLKSIQHQFARRWKDEYIKELQSRYKWQRLQKNLSVDQFVLIKDDSLPPCEWRLGRITKVYLGPDGLARGQKKFQNPSMPNL, encoded by the exons ATGGaggattttacattttattccgATGATTTGGTAATATTTTGTTCGGAATTTGATAACCTTGCAAAGACTGAAATTACGGACTCAATGCTTGAG AAAACTTTTGTTGCTTCCCCTATAAGCTCCTCCTTTATAGCGAATGACATTCCAGCTACCGATTTAGCTATAAAGGTACCTCCCTGCGACACGGAGCTGTTCTATGGAGGCTACGAAGAATGGCCAGCATTTAGAGACATGTTCTCTGCGGTATATGTCGATCACCCTAGACTACCGCCTGTTCAAAAGCTTTATCACCTCCGCCTCAAGTGTCGCGGGCAGGCAGGAGAGATTGTGAAGAAGTATAAGCTCTgcggtgaaaatttttgcttaGCATGGGAGGCTTTGCGTATGAGGTACGAAAATAAAAGGATATTAGTGGACAATCAACTTAAAATTCTTCTAAATTTACCTCCCATTACTTCCGAAAGTTGTGAGTCCCTTCAATACTTGCGAAGCACAATTAATGACTGCCTCTCTGCTCTGAAGGCGCAGAATATCTCGACAAAGGACTGGGATCCTATACTTATTTACATTTGCTCCACTAAACTTCCCCACGAAACTCTCTCCCTGTGGGAACAGTCCCTGAAATCTCACAAGGAACTTCCAGAATGGGAACAAATGGACACCTTTCTCTCACATAGGTATGAAGTGGTGGAACGTTTGAATAGCATTCAAGATGCACGACCTGCAACTAAAGAAATTCATAGGGAAAGTACTACTGTGACCAAGAATGAAGCCAGTTTCCCGTGCAAGATATGCAAACTTAACCACCCATTGAAACAATGCCCAGAATTTAAAAAGCTTGACCCACAATCTCGAAGCACATTTGTCTCCTTAAATAACATATGCATTAATTGTCTCTCTTATACTCATACTCGGAAGAACTGTCAGAGCAAATTCACATGCAACACTTGTAACAAGAACCATCATTCACTACTGCATTTTACCCGAAATGGAGCTAGTTCTAATCAAAAAAGCTATAGTCCAAAATCACCGGTTAGCGACGAATCTCAGGCCCCAGAAGAAGCCCCGGATTCTTCTTATACGCATCACAGCAATGTAACTTTGGAAACAGCTTCACACTTTACTTCTAATGCTGACAATTCTTGGAAAGGAAACACTTTGCTACCTACTGCTGTTGTCCAAATAAAGCACAATGGTGATTTGTTAAAAGCAAGAGCTTTTCTTGATCAAGGCTCTGAGCGCTCTTTTGTTTCGAAGACTCTTCAGCAGCGATTAAAGCTTGTGGTTGAGAATAAGAATTTCCAGATCCAGGGAATGGGTGGTGAAATTGTGGCAAATTCTAATTCCATATGTTCGTTAACTCTGTATTCAGAGAAGCATGAGATTGAGGTGAATTTGGGAGCGATAGTTGTCCCAAGAATCACAAGGCTTTTACCTAATTTCGAGATAGCCAAGTCACAAACCAATTTTAGTGGCATAGAGGGTTTGGAACTCGCAGACCCTGATTTCTACACTCCTGGGAATGTAGACTTGCTCCTCGGCAGCGATGTGATGCCCTCTCTTCTCATAAACGGGTTACGTAAGATTTCTGAATCTCTCCTTGCTCAAGCCACAATATTCGGTTGGATTATTAGCGGGCCTATTCAGTGTCAATCTGTTTCGGCATTCTCCATTGGAATTTCTGAAATGGATGACGAAGCCATTAGTACACAACTCAGAAGATTTTGGGAGCAGGAAGAGATACCGAATAAGATTCCCTTTTCGAAAGAAGATGAGTTCTGCGAATCTCTGTATTTGAAGACCACGTATAGGAATAAGGATGGCCGATATGTGGTTAAACTTCCATTCAAACCTGGGTTTCCACGGGAGATGCCTTTGGGGTGTTCTCGTTCTAAAGCCCTCATCCAGTTTATTGGTAtggaaaattctttgaaaaaaaattccgaGTTTGCCGAAACTTATCGAAATGTTTTGGCCGAATATTTGACACTTGGTCATATGACACCAACATCATCTCAGGAAATAATTTCCCAAGGTTCATTTCACTCATATTATATGCCTCACCATGCGGTTATGAAGCCCGACAGTCGGAGTACTAAGCTAAGGGTAGTCTTCAATGCTTCAAGGAAAAGTAACTCAGGCAACTCCTTAAATGACATCTTATTAGTTGGACCAACCCTACAACTGGACCTCATGACCCTGATCGTTaattggcggctatatcagtacGTTTTTTGCGGTGATATAGAAAAGATGTATCGCCAGATCTTGGTCCATGATGGAGACACTCCCTTTCAACGAATCGTCTTTCGGATGAACCCATGCGATCCCATTCAAGACTTCACACTCCGAACGGTGACATTTGGTGTAAATTGTGCACCATATTTAGCCATCAGGACATTATTACAGCTTGCCAAAGACTCTGAGGATCGTTTTCCTCAGGCAGCACATATTTTAAGAAATGAGACATACGTAGACGATATTCTGACAGGCTCTCATGATTTAAATTCGGCTATAAAAGTGCTCTCTCAAATCATTACGGTATTGGAATCTGCTGGATTTCATTTGAGAAAAATATCGGCAAACACCAAAGATATACTGGAATCCGTTCCCAACGAATCACTCTTAGATTGTGACTTTCTCAAGTTCGCAGAAACAAGCGGTACTAAAACGCTTGGAATACAGTGGAACGCGCTGAAAGattgtttttcatataaaatagaACCCATAGAAAAACAATTAGatattacaaaaagaaaaatactgTCCACTGTCGCAAAAATATTTGACCCGGCGGGGTGGATTTCGCCCATTATAATCCAGTCAAAAATGCTCCTACAACATCTCTGGTTGGAAGGAACTAAGTGGGATGAAAGCGTCAAACCCAATACCCTGCTCAAGTGGAATCAATTTGTAGATAACATACAGCTAATACCCAACATACATATTCCTCGCTGGGTAAAGTTTGCCCCCCTTGTCTCTACGCAGATTCACGGTTTCTGTGACGCGTCTGAGAAGGCGTATTGCGCGGTTATCTATTTACGTGTCCAAAGAAATCAATCAACGGAATCTAATTTATTTGTGTCAAAAACCAAAGTGGCTCCGCTAGAACCCGTAAGTCTACCAAGACTGGAATTGTGTGGTGCTCTACTTCTCTCTCGGTTGGTGAAAAAAGTACTGTCTCAACTCCCGATAAATAATTATGACCTCTACTTATGGTGTGACTCATCGATTGTCCTCGGCTGGTTAGAAAAACCGCCATCATCATGGAAGACATACGTCGCTAATAGGACAGCAGAAATtattcgaaatattggtaacaTTTCATGGCGTCACATTCGATCAGCAGACAATCCAGCAGATGTGGGTTCTAGGGGTTGTAATACTATGGACCTCATGCAGAATTCCTTGTGGTGGAAGGGTCCAACATGGCTTATAGAGCCGCCAAACGAATGGCCAAAGTCTCTTCCTGCATATATTGACCCGCCCGAAAAGAAAAAGATAAATGTTTTCCATATGAACGAAATTGTAGATCCCTTAGAAAGATTTTCAAGGTGGGACCGCGCCATACGAGTAATTTGCTATGTACGAAGGTTTTTGCATAACTCCCACAAAGAAAAACGACAACAACACACTCAAGACTCCAAAATTATAACACATTCCGAATTCACCGAAACAAAAAACTTGCTAATTACTTTGGCCCAAAGGCAGTACTATGGCAAGGAATATCATTCACTTTTGACGTCAAAACCTATTAGCAAGAAAAGTCCTTTATATTCTCTAAATCCTTTTATTGATAAATGTGGGGTACTCAGAGCCTCAGGCAGAATCTCAAATTCAGATTTCGCCTTTAACGAACGCCATCCCATCATAGTCCCCGTAAAGTCCAAATATTGCACTTTATTAATCGAGTTTACTCacatttttttgatgcacgccgaACACAACCTAATGATAAGGACAATTCGAAGCGAATATTATGTATCGAGGCTTAGATCAGCAATAAAGAAATGCATACATCAATGCAAAACTTGCATTGCATATAAACAGCGCCTCCAAACACAGTTCATGGCAGCATTGCCTATTGAACGAAGCAAATTTTCCCCTCCGTTCACCATAACAGGTCTAGATTTCGCGGGACCATTTCCAATAAAGGTGTCTCGACTACGACAGGCTACATTTCTTAAAGGTTatgtttgcatttttatttgtcTAAGTACGAAATCCATCCATTTGGAACTCTGCTCGGACCTTTCATCTGCCTCATTTCGGGCTGCCTTTGTAAGATTTGTTGGAAGGCGAGGCCTGCCACAAAAGTTGATGTCGGATAATGGTACTAATTTTGTGGGGGCTGAGAGAGCATTTAATTTCCAATATGTCCATTTTCTCAAAGCCATATCCAAGGATATTGTTGAAAAGTACGCTACACATGGATTTCAGTGGACCTTTATTCCTCCCAATGCCCCACATATGGGGGGAATTTGGGAAGCTGGGGTGAAATcctttaaaatgcattttcgGAAAGTAACCCAGAATGCCAAATACACGTTCGAGGAATTTTGCACCCTTTTAGTACGAATCGAGGCGGTCTTAAATTCTCGACCCCTATCACCGATGACGGACGACCCTTTGGAATTATTAGCCTTGACCCCAGGTCACTTTTTACGAGGTGCTCCTATGGTTGCTATGCCGGAGGCTACTGACGAGACATTTCCTATTGTAGACAAATGGGATAAACTCAAATCTATCCAACACCAATTTGCTCGGAGGTGGAAGGATGAGTACATTAAGGAACTTCAAAGCAGATACAAGTGGCAGCGTTTGCAAAAGAATTTATCCGTAGACCAGTTCGTCCTTATTAAAGACGACTCCTTGCCTCCGTGTGAATGGCGGTTGGGTCGCATTACAAAAGTTTATCTAGGACCAGACGGTCTTGCCCGG GGACAGAAGAAATTCCAGAATCCATCAATGCctaatttgtaa